The Azospirillum brasilense genome window below encodes:
- the glxR gene encoding 2-hydroxy-3-oxopropionate reductase produces the protein MNVGFIGLGIMGRPMAGHLADAGHTLFVYDINPAPEDLLAKGATACGSSREVAQKADIVFTMVPDTPHVQAALFGPNGVAEGLSAGKIVVDMSSISPIETKAFAQRINELGCDYLDAPVSGGEVGAKAASLTIMVGGPDKAFETVKPLFEKMGKNITLVGGNGDGQTTKVANQIVVALTIEAVGEALLFASKAGADPAKVRQALMGGFASSRILEVHGERMVKRTFDPGFRIELHQKDLNLALSGARALGVSLPNTATCQELFNACAAQGGKAWDHSGMVRALELLANHEIGQNHRVTEPAE, from the coding sequence ATGAACGTTGGATTCATCGGTCTCGGCATCATGGGCCGCCCCATGGCCGGTCATCTGGCCGACGCCGGCCACACCCTGTTCGTCTACGACATCAACCCGGCCCCGGAAGACCTGCTCGCCAAGGGCGCCACGGCCTGCGGCTCCAGCCGCGAGGTGGCGCAGAAGGCCGACATCGTCTTCACGATGGTCCCCGACACCCCCCATGTGCAGGCCGCCCTGTTCGGCCCGAACGGCGTCGCCGAGGGTCTGTCCGCCGGCAAGATCGTCGTGGACATGTCCTCGATCTCTCCGATCGAGACCAAGGCCTTCGCCCAGCGCATCAACGAGCTGGGCTGCGACTACCTCGACGCCCCGGTGTCCGGCGGCGAGGTCGGCGCCAAGGCCGCCTCGCTGACCATCATGGTCGGCGGTCCGGACAAGGCCTTCGAGACGGTGAAGCCGCTGTTCGAGAAGATGGGCAAGAACATCACGCTGGTTGGCGGCAACGGCGACGGCCAGACGACGAAGGTCGCCAACCAGATCGTCGTCGCGCTGACCATCGAGGCGGTGGGCGAAGCCCTGCTGTTCGCGTCCAAGGCCGGCGCCGACCCGGCGAAGGTCCGTCAGGCCCTGATGGGCGGCTTCGCCTCGTCGCGCATCCTGGAAGTGCATGGCGAGCGCATGGTGAAGCGCACCTTCGATCCGGGTTTCCGCATTGAGCTGCACCAGAAGGACCTGAACCTCGCCCTGTCCGGCGCCCGAGCGCTCGGCGTGTCGCTGCCCAACACGGCAACCTGCCAGGAGCTGTTCAACGCCTGCGCCGCGCAGGGTGGCAAGGCGTGGGACCACTCCGGCATGGTCCGCGCGCTGGAGCTGCTCGCCAACCACGAGATCGGCCAGAACCACCGCGTGACCGAACCCGCGGAGTGA
- a CDS encoding glycerate kinase type-2 family protein, producing the protein MTTTDPRALLTDMFRAAVASAQPALCVPPHLPEPPKGRTVVVGAGKAAASMAKAVEDHWKGPLSGLVVTRYGHNVPCERIEVVEASHPVPDEAGQQAAKRILDIAASLGPDDLMLCLISGGGSALLALPAPGISMADKQAVSKALLRSGANITEMNCVRKHLSAIKGGRLAAATKARVVSLVISDVPGDDLSVIASGPTVPDPTSYADALAVLEKYGITPPQPVMDHLLAGRDESPKPGDPRLERVSTILVATPQMALERAAEVARKAGVTPVILGNALEGESREVALVHAGIARQIVEHDQPAAKPCVLLSGGETTVTVRGKGRGGRNAEFLLALTVALDGMKGVHALAADTDGIDGTEDNAGALLSPDTLSRAAEAGVNAKERLADNDGYSFFSALGDLLVTGPTLTNVNDFRAVLVL; encoded by the coding sequence ATGACGACCACCGATCCCCGCGCGCTCCTGACCGACATGTTCCGCGCCGCCGTCGCTTCGGCGCAGCCGGCGCTGTGCGTGCCGCCGCATCTTCCGGAACCGCCCAAGGGCCGCACGGTCGTCGTCGGTGCCGGCAAGGCCGCGGCCTCCATGGCGAAGGCGGTTGAGGATCACTGGAAGGGTCCGCTGTCCGGTCTGGTCGTCACGCGCTATGGCCACAACGTGCCCTGCGAGCGGATCGAGGTGGTCGAGGCGTCGCACCCCGTCCCCGACGAGGCCGGCCAGCAGGCGGCAAAGCGCATCCTCGACATCGCCGCCTCGCTCGGCCCCGACGACCTGATGCTCTGCCTGATCTCCGGCGGCGGCTCCGCCCTGCTCGCTCTGCCGGCGCCGGGCATCAGCATGGCCGACAAGCAGGCGGTGTCCAAGGCGCTGCTTCGTTCCGGCGCGAACATCACCGAGATGAACTGCGTGCGCAAGCATCTGTCCGCCATCAAGGGCGGGCGGCTGGCCGCGGCGACCAAGGCGCGGGTGGTCTCGTTGGTCATCTCCGACGTGCCGGGCGACGACCTGTCGGTGATCGCCTCCGGCCCCACCGTGCCCGACCCGACCAGCTACGCCGACGCGCTGGCCGTGCTGGAGAAGTACGGCATCACCCCGCCGCAGCCGGTGATGGACCATCTGCTGGCCGGCCGCGACGAGAGCCCAAAGCCCGGCGACCCGCGGCTGGAGCGCGTCAGCACGATCCTGGTCGCCACCCCGCAGATGGCGCTGGAGCGTGCGGCGGAGGTCGCCCGCAAGGCCGGTGTCACCCCCGTCATCCTCGGCAACGCCCTGGAGGGCGAGTCGCGCGAGGTGGCGCTCGTCCATGCCGGCATCGCCCGCCAGATCGTCGAGCATGACCAGCCGGCGGCGAAGCCCTGCGTCCTGCTGTCCGGCGGCGAAACCACGGTGACCGTGCGCGGCAAGGGCCGCGGCGGGCGCAACGCCGAATTCCTGCTGGCCCTGACCGTGGCGCTGGACGGGATGAAGGGCGTCCACGCCCTGGCCGCCGACACCGACGGCATCGATGGGACGGAGGACAACGCCGGCGCCCTGCTCTCCCCCGACACGCTGTCCCGCGCCGCCGAGGCTGGCGTCAACGCCAAGGAACGGCTGGCCGACAACGACGGCTACAGCTTCTTCAGCGCGCTCGGCGACCTGCTGGTGACCGGGCCGACCCTGACCAACGTCAACGACTTCCGCGCCGTTCTGGTCCTGTGA